In Coffea eugenioides isolate CCC68of chromosome 4, Ceug_1.0, whole genome shotgun sequence, the genomic stretch CACGGTTTTTCGCTTCGGCCATGGCCTCTGATAATTTGGTTCCAAACATTGGTGCTGGGACTTTGGACTTGTTCAAAAACTTGGGATGCACTTTTGAGATTACCAGAGGTGATGTAGAAGGATAATAGGTTGACAAGAATGAAGTTTGTCTGAGAAAAGCCATTGATGATAACTTGAGTGTGGATTTGGGATAGGTGTTTGATGGTTTTACAATTTTGCAATAGTGAAAAGAGGTGGTGTTGGAGGGCTCTGGTATTGATTTGTACCGCGGGAAGGAGTTTTCCAACTAACATTCAAATGGTTTGTTGGAAGTTGGTAGTTGGAACTTGAGGAGAGAGTACGGACACCGGACAACTTTTGTTTCGTTCCCCTTTTATTTTAGGGAAATTATTGATAAATAAGACATTTATCTGTTTATTAATGACAAAAGGCAAAAATGCAAAAGTGTTACACCATCCATATGAACTTTGTATTGAagctcttcatttttttttttgcttaaaaaaaaaactctccatttttaaaattttccatATACTTTTGCGAtataaaatagttttttttggaagaaaagttTTACTCCAATTAAGAGGGGAGAGGCCAATGCAAATGGGACCTGGTATGATTGGATTTGATTGTtgtattttttatattatttcgTGTACAATTACCTTCAATAGTTTCTTGGATTGTTGGTCATTACTAAGACTCAATGTGGATGGAAGATTAAGAGATTCGATTTATTTGGTGTACAATTACTTTTAATAGGCTCTTGGGCTGTTGGTCACCATCAAAACTTTAATGTGGATGGGAGGTCAAGGGATTTGAAATGATTGTtgtattttttatattatttgatGTACAATTACCTTCAACAGTCTCTTGGATTATTGGTCACCATCAATATTTTAATATGAGTGGGAGGTCAAGGGAATATAATTGCCACTTAATTGTGGCTGTCACTTCAAGTGGTTTCCTCCGACGAGATTCCCCTCGCCTCTCTCTTTCCTTAGACTAGATTAGAGTAGGTTACACAAATTTTATGTTACGACAAAAAAAAAGTGTACAATTACCTTGTATTATTGTATTCGAAATAAAAGTAGTGTACACAAATAAagtatttaatatatatttaaataaattgATATTCCATTATGTAACAAAATGTGCTTTTGGAGGCGAATCTAGATCAATTTATTGTCTAATGTTGAATTTGAGAATTCTTTACAATGGGAAACTTTGTCTTTTTCCTTTGCCAtcaacaaattaaaaataaaaacttgcAACTCTAACGGATGATTCTACATATGAAATTGATAGAGAATGAGCATGCAATGTTACTTTATAAAATTAATATGTGAGTTGTAATTAATTGCACGTTCCTATATAGGGTTTTCTAATGTATTATGAAGCAACCTATTAATAAAATGAATTTACTGTAAAAACTATAAGTAAATTGATATGATCCTAATTTAGAAAGTGTGGCGCCATTTTGCTTCATCATTAGCCAATTCATAGGTTAATTAGGTATTTAGTTGTACCAAATGTGTACTTCAATTGGTCAATCAAATCGTTAAATCACAGTATTCTAATTAttttaagagtaaatcttatatacatatatactaTTACCGTTGGATTCATAATATATATGCAAAAGTTAgattttaaattaaaattttgcataattatcattcatccaaATAGTTTAAACTGTgttagaaaagattaatccttatttTAATCTCTTCCAACAtgtttataaaatattttatctAATTCATACAAGAATCATATGTACATAGATTGACTACAACTCTTATGACAAAATTATTCGAGAATGATTTAAAATGTTAGACAAAAGGAGAATtaaattcctctttttttttttttctctcaaattCTAAAATCTTATGGATTGACGTTAAAATTGCCGCGAGACTCAACTGTCCGATTTCCCGGGACTTTTCTtcattcaaaagaaaaaaaaatcgttAAGCCCAAAATGCAAATTCTTTAACCAATTCATGGCAAAATATTCCAATTCCTCACATCCTCTAAGAAATGTTGAAGCTTTTTATCCCACAAAAAAGAATCAACCTACCAGGATTTTCAACGTTTTCATCTGTCTCtcattcctcttcttctttatttattACGAATCTGATCACCTCAATTGTCAACTCCAGAACCGCAAGCCAAGCTCTTCGAATATTCAACTCAGCATCGAATAAACTGGACGCTTCGAAGAATCTCAAAGTACATTCAGCCCTCATTTGTTTTTTGACCAATTCGAAAAAGTATATAGATGCCAGGTGTTTGATAAAAGGCCTGATTGAAGATTTAGGAAAATCCCGAAAGCCACACAGGGCTTGTTCTGCAGTTTTTAATGGATTTAGTCAGTTAGAGAGTGTAATATCTAGTCCTAAGGTGTATGGTGTGTTGATTCTTGCGTTGTGTGAATTGGGGCATGTCGATGAGGCCTATTGGGTGTACCGGAAGATCAGGAGTTTGCCTGCGATACAGGCTTGTAATGCACTTTTGGATGGGTTTTGTAAGAAGGAACAATTTGAATTGATGTGGGATGTTTACAAGGATATGGTCTCACATGGTGGTGTGCCGAGTGTGGTCACTTATGGTGTGCTAATTGATGCTGCTTGTAGTCAAGGTGATCTTGCAAAGGCGAAAATGCTAATGGATGAGATGGTTGGCAAGGGGATTGTACCCACTGTTGTGATTTACACAACGCTAATACGTGGTTTGTGTAGTGAGAGTGAGATGGTGGAAGCAGAAAGCATGTTTAAGAGAATGAGGGAGATTGGTGTGCTTCCTAATTTGTACACCTATAATACTCTCATGGATGGGTATGGTAAGGAGGCAAGTGTAGAAAAGGTCCTTTGGTTTTATCAAGAAATGTTGGATCAGAATCTGCTTCCAAATGTGATCACATTTTGCATCCTCATTGATGTGCTTTACAGGGTAGGACAGTTACAAACAGCAAGGAATTATTTTGTCTGCATGGTGAAGTTTGGTGTGGTTCCCAATGTTTTCATATATAATTGCCTGATTGACGGCAATTATAGAGTGTGCAACCTATCTGCTGCACTAGACTATTATTATGAGATGGAAAAATTTGGTATTTCCCCTGATGTTTATACATATGGTATACTTATGAAGTGCTACTGTAGTATGCATAGAATGGAAGAAGCAGATGCGTTATTAAAGATAATGAAGCACAGAGGGGTCCATGCTAATTCCGTGGTTTATGGTACTCTAATAGATGGGTACTGTAAGGAAGGGAATTTGGGGAAGGCTTTGGAAGTCTGCTCTCAAATGACAGAAACGGGAGTAGAGCCTAGCCTTATTACCTTCTCTACCTTGATAGATGGTTACTGCAAAATAGGGAATATGGAGGCTGCCATGGGGTTGTATAATGAGATGGTGATCAAAGGCTTTGTTCCTGATGTTGTCACGTATACATCCTTGATTGATGGGCATTTCAAAGATGCAAATTCAAAAGCAGCTCTTCGGCTATACAAGGATATGACTGAAGCTGGTATATGTCCTAATGTTTTTACTCTTAGCTGCCTAATTGGAGGACTGTGCGATGACGGAAAGCTCAAGGATGCAATGAAACTTTTCTTGGACAGAAAAAGGGCTGGATCTTCTGGCGCTAAAGCAAATCACATAGATACTGAATGTTGCTCCCCTAACACTGTTATGTATTCTGCTCTAGTTCATGGTTTATGCAAAGAGGGATACTTGTTCAAAGCTAGCAAGTTTTTCTCAGATATGCGGCGAGAGGGTCTAAAACCAGACATTGTTACTTACTCTACCATCCTCCAACGGCATTTTGGAGATGGGCATGTGCTTGAAGCAATGATGCTCCATGCTGATATGACGAAGATGGGCACTATACCAAATGCTACCATTTATAAGCTCTTAAATAAGGGTTATCAACAAATTGGATGTCAAAGTTCAGCTCTCAAATGTCACGAAGATTTAGAAAATTTAAGTCTTGTCAATCCTTGTATAGACTCTTTGAAGAAAGATAATATGCTGAGGCAGTCCATCAATGTGTGATTAACAGATCTTAGCAAGAGGCTTGTCAATTGTCATGGTCCAAAAGCAATCCATGATTAACTGGAGATTCGATTAAACCATTGTGATGGTCACTTGAAGTAACATAAATCCGTGTTTACCCTTGTTAGGGGATGTCAAATCATCGGGTAAGGTTTCCATGACAAGAAAGAGCAGACCAGTGTGATGCTTCCTGTCCTCTGTGGCTTAATGCAGTATTTTGAAAGTTTGCAATTCAATAGCATATACATGATCGACAACAAAGACGAACATGGCGTGATTATTGTTTTGCAACGAGAGAATAGGAAAAGGAGGAGCTCCTTTTGCCGGTAGTCGAGATAAGTGATGATATTGGCTAGATCAGCTGGATACAGGAAAGTGATTACTTTATCCTTACTGTTCGTGTGAGTTTCAGTCTGGACTGGACAAACTGGCGCTGCTAACATAATTCACTGTGTAGAGAAGCGGTTCAAGCTTTTTGACTAAAGGAAACTTGTTCAGAGATCTATCAAGAATAAACCAGAGTTCGTCACTCGTGTATATTCGGACCATAAACTTTTGTCTGTGTCTAGAAAGATAGAGGAATTAGTCATTTGTAACCAGCAGTCCGTCTTTTTAGTAGTAGAATATATAATATAAGGGCAACATTCCTGCTTGTTATCCTACTGATGGATCAAAGTGCTTAAATTCAAAAACATGTTTGGCACATTATAATTTACTGAAGAGCTATTTCAGTTCATAGTGGTGCTATTACCGGTGGTTTACCAATTTACGGTTTCCATTTCTATGCTAGAAACCCTACCTCAGCCAGTAATCGCCACGTACTATACATACATGATCAGATGTTAAGATTCTTGAACCCTTTTATAGAGAAAAGGGTAGCCAAATCATTTGCGAGTATAAGCCATGTCGAACTTCAAAATAATCTCAGCTCAAAAAGACCCAATAACGCCCTTCAAAGTTACCTCAAGTCCAATCCCTCCAAGACTTTCTTGCTATTTTCTGACTTGCTCAGGAGAAATACCTCCCTGCTTGATAGCTACTCTCTTCTGTATGCAATCAAGGCTTGCACCAAAAAAGCCGGAGCCATTGAAGGAAAACAAGTTCATACTCTTGTACTGAAACTAGGCTATGAACCCATCATTTTCTTGCAAACATCTCTCGTAAACATGTATTCTGCAGCAGGAAATCTTGCTGATGCGCGTCGGATGTTTGAAGAAATGCCAACTAGAAACGTAATTTCTTGGACTTCATTGGTTTCTGCTTATGTTGATAACCAGGAAGCAAATGCAGCTTTAGAGATGTTCAGGCGGATGCAAAAGGAAAATGTGAAGCCTGATCATGTTACACTGACGGTTGCTTTATCGGCCTGTGCTGATCTTGGGGCATTGGAGATGGGAGAGTGGATTCATGGTTACATCACTCAAAAAAGCGAGTTAAATGCAGATTTATACCTGAAAAATGCCCTCATTAACATGTATGTAAAATGTGGGGATATTGGAAGAGCCAAGGAATTGTTTGATAACCTCAAAAGAAAGGATGTTACATCTTGGACATCCATGATTGTGGGATA encodes the following:
- the LOC113767551 gene encoding putative pentatricopeptide repeat-containing protein At1g74400; protein product: MLRFLNPFIEKRVAKSFASISHVELQNNLSSKRPNNALQSYLKSNPSKTFLLFSDLLRRNTSLLDSYSLLYAIKACTKKAGAIEGKQVHTLVLKLGYEPIIFLQTSLVNMYSAAGNLADARRMFEEMPTRNVISWTSLVSAYVDNQEANAALEMFRRMQKENVKPDHVTLTVALSACADLGALEMGEWIHGYITQKSELNADLYLKNALINMYVKCGDIGRAKELFDNLKRKDVTSWTSMIVGYAVHGQAEDALRLYAAMEKESKSMTNKKCSHKAHLIIPNDVTFVGVLMACSHAGMLEEGKKYFRIMTEEFGLKPRLPHYGCMVDLFCRKGMLKDANEFILAMLVEPNAIIWRTLLGACTIHGNLDLAAEAYNKLLQLEESVVGDDVLMSNIYAAKEMWNEKLKVRDEIKQRRTPGYSTIEVGSCIYEFVSADDHHPLASDIYGVLDHLIGNMRTYSYTSQFSTLTDT
- the LOC113769336 gene encoding pentatricopeptide repeat-containing protein At5g61400, whose amino-acid sequence is MLKLFIPQKRINLPGFSTFSSVSHSSSSLFITNLITSIVNSRTASQALRIFNSASNKLDASKNLKVHSALICFLTNSKKYIDARCLIKGLIEDLGKSRKPHRACSAVFNGFSQLESVISSPKVYGVLILALCELGHVDEAYWVYRKIRSLPAIQACNALLDGFCKKEQFELMWDVYKDMVSHGGVPSVVTYGVLIDAACSQGDLAKAKMLMDEMVGKGIVPTVVIYTTLIRGLCSESEMVEAESMFKRMREIGVLPNLYTYNTLMDGYGKEASVEKVLWFYQEMLDQNLLPNVITFCILIDVLYRVGQLQTARNYFVCMVKFGVVPNVFIYNCLIDGNYRVCNLSAALDYYYEMEKFGISPDVYTYGILMKCYCSMHRMEEADALLKIMKHRGVHANSVVYGTLIDGYCKEGNLGKALEVCSQMTETGVEPSLITFSTLIDGYCKIGNMEAAMGLYNEMVIKGFVPDVVTYTSLIDGHFKDANSKAALRLYKDMTEAGICPNVFTLSCLIGGLCDDGKLKDAMKLFLDRKRAGSSGAKANHIDTECCSPNTVMYSALVHGLCKEGYLFKASKFFSDMRREGLKPDIVTYSTILQRHFGDGHVLEAMMLHADMTKMGTIPNATIYKLLNKGYQQIGCQSSALKCHEDLENLSLVNPCIDSLKKDNMLRQSINV